The genomic region ACTTCACGTTCAGGGTCTTCGCCTTGCGGAAGGGGTCGATCTGCGCGGTTGCCAGGTCCGGCATGAGGATCATGTCGGACTCATCAATCGTCGTAAAGCCCTTGATGCTCGAACCGTCGAATGCGAGACCTTCTTCTACTGCATCCTCGTCGAACATGGACGCGGGGATGGAGAAGTGGTGCTCGATGCCCGGAACATCCGTGAAGCGGACATCAACGAATTCCACCTCTTCGTCTTTGATGAACTTCATTGTGTCCTGGATGTTGTCGAAGGCCACGGGGAAAACTCCTTGATTGCGGATCAGTTACCCCATCGATCGTACCGAAAAATAGATGTCCTCTATCCTTGACATCTATGGCGAACCCCAAGAAAAACTGGCGCGACGGGCCCGAGCTCAACACCGGTGATGACTGGGCAGAACCCGGCGAATGGCCGGGGCAAAACCTGGGCCTGCCGCAGGGCGGAACCGGAGCTCAAGCATCGGTCATGCGGCGCGCGGGCGGAGTGCTCATCGATTGGGTGATCTGCTGGATCATCGCCGCGTTCATCAACATGTACACGTCTGAGCTTGGCGACGTGCCCACGCTGAGGTATCTGCTGTGGATCGTGCTGGGCATTATCACCGGGTGGCTGTTCGCGCGGACACCGGGCATGGCTGTGCTGGGCATGGGCGTTGCGCGTGTCGACGCTCCCGGTAACCCCGTTGGTCTGTGGCGCGCCGCTGTGCGCACCTTGCTCACCGCGTTCATCTTGCCTGCAGCGATGGTTGACGCTGACGGCCGCGGCCTGCACGACCGCGCAACTGGCACGACAGTCATCCTGAGCTAGAACGTCTAAGCGTTGATCGGGCGGGGAGTGCCGTCGAGCTTCCTGTTGAAATCGATGTAGCGCGAGGGATCTTATGGCGAACTAGGAGCGCCCGCAGTGCGAGCGCACAGGGTGCTTACTTGCCTTGACGCTGCTGCATACGGCGCATTTTGCGGTTCATACCCGACATGTTCTGCGCCTGGTGCGGCATCGGGCCCTTCGGCAGGCCCTGCTGCTGCCCGCCACGGACGTTATCCATCGCCTCCAGCTTGGCGTTCATAGAGTAGACCTCGTCCTTCTGGTAGTTCTTCGGCAGCTTCAGTAAGTGGCGTTGCAGCTTCTTCGGCTCGACCTGGCCCTCGCCGCTGCCGACGTACACCTCGTGGATGGGCACACCGCCGATGAGACGGTCCACGCGCTTACGCTCTTTGTCCATGAGCGGCTTCAGCCGCCTCTCGTCGCCTTCACCAACCAAGACCACACCGGGGTTGCCCACCACGCGGTGGACAGCATCCATCTGGGGTGTCGCAGCGACAGCCTTCTTGGTCAGCCACACGATGCCCATCGTGTTCTTCATGTTGTCCAGCGTCCAACCGGCAGCGCCCGGCGTATCGCCGATCTCTTCGTACATGGAGCCTTCAAGACGGCGGGTGAAGATGAACATGGCCAGCACGAAACCGAACAAGAGGCCGAGCACCAGCAGGAACCACTTTCCGCCGGTCAGCATGCCCAGCAGGAAGAACGCCAACCCGACACCGAGGATCGCCAGCAGCATGTACGGGATGAGCTTCTTATCCCGCTTGCGCTGCATGTTGAACGCCTGCCACACCTGCGAACGCGTCTGCTTGCGCTGGGAGCGCTTCGCGGTGCGTTGCTCTTTCTTCGCGGTCTTCGCTGCGGCTGCTTGCTTGTCTTTGGCCATGGGGACAAGCCTATCAATCCGCATGCTTATCGACGTCCCCCACCCGCCACGTTCCTACCCCGCCCCATCCGGGACAACGACAAACCCGCGGCCGCCACAAAGGGGGAGTGGGGCCGCGGGTTGTCGTCGATAAGCGGGCTTGGGCTAGAGCGCCTTGATCTCTGCGTTCAGGTGCAGCTTCTCCGGCTTGGAGGAACCGCGCAGCTGCAGCTCGTAAGAGCCGTCACCCTGCTCGATGGTCCACAGTGCCACCGAGGCCGGAATGACAACAGGCTTGACGAACTCGACGGAGTATCGCAGCGCGCCTGGCAGCTTGCCCTCGAGCGGAGCGAGGACCGCGGCAGCAGAGTACATGCCGTGCGCGATGACCGCCGGGAAGCCGAACAGCTTCGCACCCACGTTGGACGTGTGGATCGGGTTGTGGTCGTTGGAAGCATCCACGTACGCGTTGACGTTGTCGCGGTTCCAGCGCCAGCGAGCATTCGGCTTGAACTCTGGTAGCTCCGGCTTCGGCAGAACCTTGCCGGTGTCCTCGCCGCGGGTAGTCACAGCCAGCTCGGCGTCTTTGGCGAACTTGGCACCCATTGCCAGGAAGCTCGAGGTCTGACGCCACACCACATCGTTCTCACCCTCGGGGGTGACCTCGGTGATCATGTCCACGATCAGGCCGCGGCGGTGCGGGCGCAGGTTCTGGCCGTAGCAGCGGATGTTGTAGGTCTCATCAACCGTGAGGGTGCGGGACTGCTCAATCACATTGGACACGTGCACCGCACCGATTGCCGGAACCGGGAAGTCCGGGCGGGACATCAGGTCCATGATCATCGGGAACGCCAGCACGAAGAAGTACGTCGGCGGGATCTCATTGCCCAAGCGCAGCCCAGTCGCGGAGGTGTACGCGGCGAGGTTGTTCTTGTCGATCTTCACTCCGTCGACCTGGATCGCCGACGTCGGATCACCCTTCGCCGAGCGGGTCTCGCCCACGACGGGCAGAGCGCCCATGAAGATCTTGCGGTTAATGGCCTTCAGATCCGGCACGGCCTTGAGCGTTTGAAAGTCGCGGGTCTTGCCGGACGCAATGCGCTCGTTGTGGGTCTCAGCGCCAGCGTTAGCGTCCGCATCTGCCTTGACCTCCTCCGCCTTGGCCTCTGCGTCGGCCTTGACTTCTTCTGCCGTGGCGGAGACCTTCTCCTGGGCGTCTTCGACTTTGTCGGCCACGGTGTTCTTGACCTCTTCGGCCTTGGCGGCGGCTTTGTCGGCGGCCTGCTTTGCCTCCGCCTTGACCTCGGCAGCCTTTGCCTCAGCCTGCTGCTGTGCGTCGTCCTTGGGGTCCTTCTCCGGACCCTTACCTACTGCAGTGGTCATGTTTTTTAAGCTCCAACCAGGTTTTGGCCGCAGACGCGGACGGTGTTGCCGTTGACGGAGGTCGACGACGGAGCGGAGAAGTACGCAACAGTCTCAGCAACGTCGAGTGGCTTACCGCCCTGGCTCAGGGTGTTCAGTCGGCGAGCCACCTCACGAGTCGTGAACGGGATCGCGTCGGTCATCTCAGTCTCGATGAAGCCCGGAGCCACAGCGTTGATGGAGCCGCCCTTCTCAGCGATCTTGTCGGCAAGCGCATCGACGAAGCCGACCACGCCAGCCTTGGTGGTGCCGTAGTTAGTCTGGCCGCGGTTACCGGCGATACCAGAGGTGGAGGAGACACCGACGATGGCCGGCTTGTCAGCGAATGCATCAGCCTCGAGCAGAGC from Corynebacterium genitalium ATCC 33030 harbors:
- a CDS encoding MaoC/PaaZ C-terminal domain-containing protein produces the protein MTTAVGKGPEKDPKDDAQQQAEAKAAEVKAEAKQAADKAAAKAEEVKNTVADKVEDAQEKVSATAEEVKADAEAKAEEVKADADANAGAETHNERIASGKTRDFQTLKAVPDLKAINRKIFMGALPVVGETRSAKGDPTSAIQVDGVKIDKNNLAAYTSATGLRLGNEIPPTYFFVLAFPMIMDLMSRPDFPVPAIGAVHVSNVIEQSRTLTVDETYNIRCYGQNLRPHRRGLIVDMITEVTPEGENDVVWRQTSSFLAMGAKFAKDAELAVTTRGEDTGKVLPKPELPEFKPNARWRWNRDNVNAYVDASNDHNPIHTSNVGAKLFGFPAVIAHGMYSAAAVLAPLEGKLPGALRYSVEFVKPVVIPASVALWTIEQGDGSYELQLRGSSKPEKLHLNAEIKAL
- a CDS encoding DUF4191 domain-containing protein codes for the protein MAKDKQAAAAKTAKKEQRTAKRSQRKQTRSQVWQAFNMQRKRDKKLIPYMLLAILGVGLAFFLLGMLTGGKWFLLVLGLLFGFVLAMFIFTRRLEGSMYEEIGDTPGAAGWTLDNMKNTMGIVWLTKKAVAATPQMDAVHRVVGNPGVVLVGEGDERRLKPLMDKERKRVDRLIGGVPIHEVYVGSGEGQVEPKKLQRHLLKLPKNYQKDEVYSMNAKLEAMDNVRGGQQQGLPKGPMPHQAQNMSGMNRKMRRMQQRQGK
- a CDS encoding RDD family protein, yielding MANPKKNWRDGPELNTGDDWAEPGEWPGQNLGLPQGGTGAQASVMRRAGGVLIDWVICWIIAAFINMYTSELGDVPTLRYLLWIVLGIITGWLFARTPGMAVLGMGVARVDAPGNPVGLWRAAVRTLLTAFILPAAMVDADGRGLHDRATGTTVILS